In the genome of Rhodospirillaceae bacterium, the window TCGCCATGCCTACCCTACGCAGCAGAAACAAGTTGTCGGTTCTTACGCCCTGTTGCGTTTCCGTCGCACTTGGATGTGGGGTTGACGATCACACACATAGGGCGCTCTAGCGTGAAATATTCTTTAGCCCTGTTTGCACAAGGCGACGAAGAACCAAGCGCAACAAGTGAATGGGTTCATGTTTGGGTTGACCGCAATGATGAGCGCCCGGTGCCGATACCGGAAACGGCAATGAATGCGTACACTCGCCATAAGAAATAGACAATAAGTGTCCTTGATTTTCCGGGGTGATTTTTTCTTGGCTTGTGTTGGTTCCTGAGGAACTTGAGAATATATAATAATCAATAATAACAAATCCTTCCTTCGTTAAGTGAACCAAAATCCACCTTCATACGGCGTTCAATAACGTCATGTACTACAGTTATTTTGGAGCCATCGTCGTGTGCTTTTTGATGAAAGAAGGGGGCCTAGACTGGACCGCCAATCCCGGATTCTATTTTGGAAATGTTCAAGCGTTATAGCTGAGTGAAGATCAGTTGCCGGTGCCCGGATGCCAGGCGTTTTCTTTCTGGTTTTGATCGGGTTCTCTCATGCAGGCGGTGCAGCCCTTGCAGAAAACCAGGGCCAGCGGGATAAAGCCGAGGACCGCGAGCCAGCGCAGGTTGCCCTCGAATGAGAGAAATAACGTGAAAATGACGACCGCCGGAAGCAGTTTCATGACGAACATGAAAGCCGTGCCGAGCTTCTCCATCGCGTTTTCTCTCCTTAAACCGTTAATAGTCGAATTACCCTAACATCATTGTGTGTAAAAGCAAAAGGGGTGCGCCACATGCACGTAGGCGCACCCCTGATGATCAAAGTGCCTAAGGTTTTCAGGCAGCCTTGTCTTCAATTCCTTTGACTTTGCTTGCGGGTTCAATGCTAATCCGGCGCGGTTTCTTTTCTTCCGGCACCTCGCGGACAAGTTCGATATGCAACATGCCGTTTTCCAGGCTTGCGGAAAGAACCTTGATGTGTTCGGCGAGTTCAAAGCGGCGCTCGAACGCTCGACCGGCAATGCCGTGATGCAGGTATTGAACTTCCTGCTCTGGCTTGTCGGCCTTGCCTGAAACGAACAGGGTGTCTTCCTTAAGTTCAATGTCCAGATCTTCTTCGCTAAAACCGGCGACCGCCATGGTGATGCGATATTTATCGGCGCCATCTTCGGCACTTAAAGCCTCGATGTTGTAGGGCGGATAAGATGGCTGGGCGCCATCCACTTGCATGGCGTTGTCGAATTGGCGCTGCATGCGATCAAAGCCGACGGCGAAACGGTGAAGGGGGGTGAAATCAATAGTACGCATAACGTTTTCTCCTTTTAAAAAGCGAGACAGGTTTAGCAGGGCCCACCATCATGGTCGGACCCCTGATATGGTCTTACGGCGGACCCTTAACTGTCGGCATCCGTCGCTAAAGTGGATATATGGTGGTCAAACGTTGGCCGCAAGGGGCAGGCGTTATTCTTCGCTGGTCCAAACAACTTCATAGAGAATCGGGTCATCCTCGAAGCCCTTCATGGCGAAGGGGCCACGGTTTTTAAACGTGGTTTCCTTGCCCGCGCAGATGCCGCGAATGACTTCGGAAACAAAAATTTCGTCGGCCTTGGCCTTGTCAACGATGCGCGCGGCC includes:
- a CDS encoding acyl-CoA thioesterase, with the translated sequence MSEIADITCREDFTFWYAMATRWNDNDQLGHVNNVVYYSYFEACVVNFVQTECDNDWMKSPCLPYAAETSCRFLRPVAFPSHLDVGLTITHIGRSSVKYSLALFAQGDEEPSATSEWVHVWVDRNDERPVPIPETAMNAYTRHKK
- a CDS encoding Hsp20 family protein, giving the protein MRTIDFTPLHRFAVGFDRMQRQFDNAMQVDGAQPSYPPYNIEALSAEDGADKYRITMAVAGFSEEDLDIELKEDTLFVSGKADKPEQEVQYLHHGIAGRAFERRFELAEHIKVLSASLENGMLHIELVREVPEEKKPRRISIEPASKVKGIEDKAA